The genomic stretch CGGTGACGATCGCGAGGAAGAGGTTGTAAAAGCCCTGGTTGTAGGCCATTTCCTTCGTCGCCTCCGCCTCGCTCGCGGTCGTGCCGAAGGTCGAGCGCGCTCGGGGACTGGTCCAGAGGACCGACTCGAGCACGAAGATGGAGACGTGCAGCGCCGCAGCGAGAGCGGCGAGCACCAGTCCGAGAACGATCACGGTGGGCCTCCGGGAGACATCTGCGGCGCGACGGGCTCGCACCGATTGTGTATCAACCAGTCCACAATATACTGGAGCGAGTGGCCCGCGCCAGTGCGGTACCGCATCCGTCACCGGTCAGGAGGGGCGCCGTGGGTCGCACGCAGGGCTTCGACACCGAGCAGGTCGTCCGCGCCGCCCGCGCCGTCTTCTGGGAGAGCGGCTTCGAGCAGGCGTCGCTCCCCGATCTGGAGTCCGCGACCGGACTGCGCCGCTCCAGCCTCTACCACGCCTTCGGCAGCAAGCGCGGGCTCTTCGATGCAGCGGTGCAAAGCTACCTCGACGAGGTCGTCCGGCCGCGGCTGGCTTCCCTCGTCGATCCCGGCGGAGCGTCACCCACGGCGCTCGCGGACTACTTCGCCGGGCTTCGCGCGGCGCTCGCCGACCCTCGGACACCCTCGGCCCGCAGCGGCTGCCTCCTGCTTAACGCCGCGGGTGCGCCGATCGCCCGCGACGACGCCGTGCGGGAGGTGATCGCGGACTACCGCGCCGAGCTGGTCGAAGCGCTGCGGGCGGGAGCGCTGGCGCGCTGGCCCGGCAGCCCGCAGCGGGCCGCCGGGCAGGCCGAGGTCCTGGTCTCGCTGCTGGTCGCCGCGCTCGTTCTAGCCCGCGTGGATCCGGTGCAGTCCCTCGCAACCGTTGACGCCGCGCTCGCTCTGGTGCGGTCGTCGGGCCAGGGTCCCGCCGCCTCCTGAGCCGCGGGCTCAGTCGGTGCCGGCGTCGAACGCCGCACCCTCCGACGCCAGATCGGTCGCGCGCCCGAGCGCGTCGGCGGCCGTCGAGCCGCCGCCCGCGGTGATCGCGTCGGCCTCGCCGATCTCGAGCTCGCCGACCAGCTCGGCGGTCGCGCCGCCGACCAGGCCGGCTGCCGCGTACTGCTCGAGCCGAGAGCGGGAGTCGGCGATGTCGAGGTTGCGCATCGTGAGCTGGCCGATGCGGTCCTCCGGGCCGAAGGCGGCGTCGCCGACGCGCTCCATCGAGAGCTTGTCGGGGTGGTAGCTCAGCGTCGCTCCGGTGGTGTCGAGGATCGTGTAGTCGTCGCCGCGGCGCAGTCGCAGAGTGACCTCGCCGGACACGGCCGAGCCGACCCAGCGCTGGATCGACTCGCGCAACATCAGCGACTGCGGGTCGAGCCAGCGCCCCTCGTACATGAGGCGACCCAGGCGACGGCCCTCGGAGTGGTACTGGGCCACCGTGTCCTCGTTGTGGATCGCGTTGAGCAGACGCTCGTAGGCGATGTGGAGCAGTGCCATGCCCGGAGCCTCGTAGATGCCGCGGCTCTTGGCCTCGATGATGCGGTTCTCGATCTGGTCCGAAACGCCCAGGCCGTGGCGCCCGCCGATCGCGTTCGCCTCCAGAACCAGCGCGACCGCGTCCGAGAACTCGACGCCGTTCAGTGCCACCGGGCGGCCGGCCTCGAATCGCACCGAGACGACCTCGGAGGCGATCTCGACCTCATCCCGCCAGAACGCGACTCCCATGATCGGCTCGACCAGCTCGAGGCCGCTGGAAAGCTCCTCGAGGCGCTTGGCCTCGTGGGTGGCGCCCCAGATGTTCGCGTCGGTCGAGTACGCCTTCTCGGTGGCGTCGCGGTACGGGAAGCCGCGGGCGACCAGCCACTCCGACATCTCGGTGCGGCCGCCGAGCTCGTTGACGAACTGCACGTCCAGCCACGGCTTGTAGATGCGCAGGCGGGGATTGGCGAGCAGGCCGTAGCGGTAGAACCGCTCGATGTCATTGCCCTTGTAGGTGGAGCCGTCGCCCCAGATGTCGACGCCGTCCTCGCGCATCGCGCGGACCAGGAGGGTGCCCGTGACGGCACGGCCCAGGGGAGTGGTGTTGAAGTAGGTCTTCCCGCCCGAGCGGATGTGGAAAGCGCCGCACTGCACCGCAGTGAGTCCCTCCTCCACCAGGGCACTCTTCGCGTCGACGAGGCGCGAGATCTCGGCGCCGTACTGCGCCGCGCGCGAGGGGACGCTCTCGATGTCGGGCTCGTCGTACTGGCCGATGTCGGCCGTGTACGTGCAGGGCACCGCGCCCTTCTCGCGCATCCAGGCGACAGCGACGGATGTGTCGAGGCCTCCCGAGAATGCGATTCCGACACGCTCGCCCACGGGCAGACTGCTCAACACTTTCGACATGGCTCCGATTTTAGGAGGTTCCGAGCAGCTCTCCGTGCCGGGGCGCCGGTGAGTAGTTCCGCCCACCGGGGATGGAGGGCCTGTCGAGGGCGTGCGATCCTCCGACGGATGCTCGCCCGCCGTCGGAGCCGCTCACTCCCCGCCTCGACGCTCACTCCCCGCCTCGAAAGGGCTACCTGTGCCGCTGCCGCCCTCCCGCCGCCTTGCGGCGATCACTCTCACCTGCCTCCTCGCCTCCGGGGAAGCGACGGTCGTCGCGCCTCTCGCGACAGCGCTGCCCGCCGCCACGGCGTCCTCGGCGTTCGAGCCGGGCTCGTCCTCCCGACCCGCTGCTGCGTCGGACAGCTCGACTCTGAGCGGTGCGCAGACCTACTACAACGCCCTGCTCCCCGGTGAGTACCTGCTCCCCGGCGAGAGCCTCGCCTCCTCGAACGGCGCCTTTACGTTCGAGATGCAGGACGACGGCAACGTTGTCCTCTCCGCTGACTCGGGCGCCCCGGTCTGGAGCACGGGGACCCACGGCAGCCCCGGAGCCACGCTCCTGCTCGACGGCGACGGCCGGCCTGTGGTCTACCGAACCGACTCGAGCATCGCGTGGAGCTCGCGCGACACCCGTCCGGCAGTGCAGGACATTCTCGTCGGCGGGCAGGCGCTGCGGTCGGAGCAGCAGCTCACCTCGAGCGACGGTCGCTCGCGCGCCGAGCTGCGAGCGCGTTTCGAGGCGCTGGGCGTCAGCGAGGACGCACCGGTCGGCGTGTACTGCGGCAGCGGAGTCTCGGCCGACGCCCTGACTCTCGCAGGCTTCGCTCCTGCGCTCTACCCCGGCTCCTGGTCGCAGTGGGCGAACACACCGGGTCGGCCCGTGGCCACCGGACCGAACGCGTAGCACCGCCGCTGCGTCTCGCGGCCCGGATCAGCTCAGGCGGGAGTGCTCGCCGAGGTGGTGCCAGGTGCGGTTGTGGTAGACGAGCGGAGCCGTCGACTCGGAGTTCTCGGGCACCTGCGCCTCGAGGGCGTGCACGGCGACAATCGTCGACGAGCCGGCCTCCATGCGGTTGATCACCGTGCCGCGGATCCACGCGGCCGCGCCCGGGAAGAAGGGTTCGCCCGTGGGCAGCCGCGACCAGAGCGAGGTGTCGGCGAAGCGGTCGATCCCGCTGGTGGAGCCCAGGCGGGCCAAGTCGAGCTGTTCCGCTCCGAGCAGGTGCACGACCAGCGTCTCGGACGCCTGGATCGCGGGCGAGCTGGACGAGGCGGAGGAGAGCGAGAAGACAAACAGCGGCGGCTCAGCGCTGACCGAGAACACGGAGGTCGCGGTCAGGGCGACGGGGCCTGTTCCGGGGTCGGCGGTGATCAGCGCGACACCGGCGGCGTGGTTGCGAAACGCCAGTTTGAACTCTTCCGGCGAGAGCCCGGCGAAGGTGTGGTGCTCCGGTTCGCCGGCCGGAGTGGCGGCCAGATTCTCACGGCTCATCAGAGACTCCTGATCGATCGAGGGTGCGGCACGGGACGTGGCCCGCCGTCGCGCCGCGGTACGGCCCCTCCAGCCTGACGTACCGGCCGGGGAGGACGCCTCCCATTGCGGAGTATGACGCGGCGTCCTCCGCGTCCTCCGTCCCGCCCCGTCCCGCCGCCCTCCGCTGTGGGAACCGCGCGATGTGCAGGGGCCGTCCACCGTGCAGGGGTACGTGCGATGTGCAGGGGTACGTCCGATGTGCAGGGGTACGTCCGATTCGCAGGGGTACGTCCGATGTGCAGGGGTAAGTCCGATTCGCAGGACATGCTTCCCAGAGATCGATCTCCGCCGCGATGTCGAGTGGACGACGTACGGATCCCCTGCAAATGGAACGGTCCCCTGCAGATGGAATACCCTCCTGCGAATCGCACGTCCTCCTGCACATCGCGCACCCCGCGCTCGCCCTCAGCGCAACCCGTCGCCCCCGCTCCTCCCCGCGCGCAGACTCGAGAACATGGCACACCGTCAGCGCACCTCCAGCCAGCACCCCGAGAGCAAGACCTGCGTCTCCTGTGGCCGCGAGATCGAGTGGCGCGCGAAGTGGGCGCGCGACTGGGAGGAGGTGCGCTACTGCTCCGACGCCTGCCGCCGACGCGGGGTCGGCCCGGAGGAGGCGCGACTCGAGGACGAGATCCGTACCGTCCTGCTCGCGCGGGCTCCGTCCTCGACGGCGTGTCCGTCGGAAGTCGCGCGCCGCGTCGGCGGAGAACAGTGGCGACCACTGATGGAGCCGGTTCGCCGGGCCGCGCGCCGCCTCGTCGACCGGGGCGAGATCGAGATCGTGCAGAGCGGCCAGCCGGTCGATCCGTCGCGCGCCAAAGGTCCCATCCGGCTGCGGAGGCGCCCGGGCGGCCCCCTGTCGCCCGACGGCGCCGCGGGCTAGCCTCAGCAGATGCCCAGCAGCGACGCCGTCGTCCTCACCGTCCCCGGACCCGACGGCGATCGGGAGGTGCGGATCTCGAGCCCCGGGCGCGTGCTCTTCCCCGAGCCGGGCATCACCAAGCGCGAGCTCGCGGAGTACCTCATCGCGGTGGGCGACGCATTTGTCGCCGCCAATGGGAGCCGCCCCGTCTCACTGCAGCGCTTCTCCTCCGGGATCGAGGGCGAGCAGTTCTTCTCGAAGAACCCGCCCAAGGGCGCACCGGAGTACGTGCGCTCCGTCCCGGTGACCTATCCGAGCGGACGTGTGCACCCGCAGCTCGTGATTGATGAGCCCGCCGCCGCCGTGTGGGCTGCCCAGATGAACACCGTCGTCTTCCACCCCTGGGCCTCCCCGGCCGACACCCCCGACCTCCCCGATCAGCTGCGGATCGACCTCGACCCGCAGCCCGGCACCGACGTCGCCGACGCGGTCGTTGCCGCGCATGCGCTGCGCGGGGTCCTGCGCGAGGCCGGCCTCGAAGCGTTCGTGAAGACGTCCGGCAACCGCGGCCTGCATGTGTTCGCGCCGATCGTCGCCGAGCGCGAGTTCCTCGACGTGCGGCATGGTGTCATCGCCGCCGCGCGCGAGCTTGAGCGGCGGATGCCCGAGCGGGTCACGACGGCGTGGTGGAAGGAGGAGCGCGGCGAGCGCATCTTTGTCGACTTCAACCAGGCTAATCGCGACCGCACGATTGCCGGGGCCTACAGCCCCCGCCCGCTCCCGCACGCGCCCGTCTCGACTCCGCTCGACTGGGAGGAGCTGGACGGTGTCGATCCGCGCGCCTTCACGATCCGCACGGTCCCGGCGCGAGTGGCCGAGCGCGGCGACCCTTGGGAGCGGATGCACGAGGCGACCGGCCGGCTCGACGCCCTGCTCGGCTGGTGGGAGCGGGACGTCGCCGCGGGCCTGGGCGAACTGCCGTTCCCGCCGGACTTCCCCAAGATGCCGGGGGAGCCACCGCGCGTGCAGCCCAGCCGCGCGAAGAAGGCCTAAGCGAGCACGTCGCCGAGGTCGTACGCGGTCGGCTGCTCCAGCTGCTCCA from Rathayibacter rathayi encodes the following:
- a CDS encoding flavin reductase family protein, coding for MSRENLAATPAGEPEHHTFAGLSPEEFKLAFRNHAAGVALITADPGTGPVALTATSVFSVSAEPPLFVFSLSSASSSSPAIQASETLVVHLLGAEQLDLARLGSTSGIDRFADTSLWSRLPTGEPFFPGAAAWIRGTVINRMEAGSSTIVAVHALEAQVPENSESTAPLVYHNRTWHHLGEHSRLS
- the argG gene encoding argininosuccinate synthase; the encoded protein is MSKVLSSLPVGERVGIAFSGGLDTSVAVAWMREKGAVPCTYTADIGQYDEPDIESVPSRAAQYGAEISRLVDAKSALVEEGLTAVQCGAFHIRSGGKTYFNTTPLGRAVTGTLLVRAMREDGVDIWGDGSTYKGNDIERFYRYGLLANPRLRIYKPWLDVQFVNELGGRTEMSEWLVARGFPYRDATEKAYSTDANIWGATHEAKRLEELSSGLELVEPIMGVAFWRDEVEIASEVVSVRFEAGRPVALNGVEFSDAVALVLEANAIGGRHGLGVSDQIENRIIEAKSRGIYEAPGMALLHIAYERLLNAIHNEDTVAQYHSEGRRLGRLMYEGRWLDPQSLMLRESIQRWVGSAVSGEVTLRLRRGDDYTILDTTGATLSYHPDKLSMERVGDAAFGPEDRIGQLTMRNLDIADSRSRLEQYAAAGLVGGATAELVGELEIGEADAITAGGGSTAADALGRATDLASEGAAFDAGTD
- a CDS encoding DUF1304 domain-containing protein — translated: MIVLGLVLAALAAALHVSIFVLESVLWTSPRARSTFGTTASEAEATKEMAYNQGFYNLFLAIVTVVGIVAAATGAVAVGAALVFAGTGSMVAAALVLLLSAPTKRRAALTQMTPGLLAVIALAVGLAL
- the ligD gene encoding non-homologous end-joining DNA ligase, which gives rise to MPSSDAVVLTVPGPDGDREVRISSPGRVLFPEPGITKRELAEYLIAVGDAFVAANGSRPVSLQRFSSGIEGEQFFSKNPPKGAPEYVRSVPVTYPSGRVHPQLVIDEPAAAVWAAQMNTVVFHPWASPADTPDLPDQLRIDLDPQPGTDVADAVVAAHALRGVLREAGLEAFVKTSGNRGLHVFAPIVAEREFLDVRHGVIAAARELERRMPERVTTAWWKEERGERIFVDFNQANRDRTIAGAYSPRPLPHAPVSTPLDWEELDGVDPRAFTIRTVPARVAERGDPWERMHEATGRLDALLGWWERDVAAGLGELPFPPDFPKMPGEPPRVQPSRAKKA
- a CDS encoding DUF2256 and DUF3253 domain-containing protein; the encoded protein is MAHRQRTSSQHPESKTCVSCGREIEWRAKWARDWEEVRYCSDACRRRGVGPEEARLEDEIRTVLLARAPSSTACPSEVARRVGGEQWRPLMEPVRRAARRLVDRGEIEIVQSGQPVDPSRAKGPIRLRRRPGGPLSPDGAAG
- a CDS encoding TetR/AcrR family transcriptional regulator; the protein is MGRTQGFDTEQVVRAARAVFWESGFEQASLPDLESATGLRRSSLYHAFGSKRGLFDAAVQSYLDEVVRPRLASLVDPGGASPTALADYFAGLRAALADPRTPSARSGCLLLNAAGAPIARDDAVREVIADYRAELVEALRAGALARWPGSPQRAAGQAEVLVSLLVAALVLARVDPVQSLATVDAALALVRSSGQGPAAS